The sequence ATAAACTGAATTCGACCCCAGCCTTTTTCTTTCATAGCTTTGGCGTAATGTCGTGACAAGCGAACCCCACTCATCACATTCGTTTGGAACATCTCCTCCCAAGCATTATCATCAATATCGAAAAAAGGAGTGGCGCCATAAATACCGAGATTGTTCACTAAAATATCCACTTCTGGCAATGTGTTGATAATCGTTTGACAGCCATCAGCCGTACCCGCATCAGCAACAATTCCCTTTATGTTATTGGTATCATTGACACCGTCAGATTGTTGAATCTGTTCGATTGCCTCATCAATGCCCGCTTGATTGCGGCCAACGATAGTGACTTGTGCGCCAGCTTTGGCAAGACCTGTTGCAATAGCAAGCCCAATACCAGCGGTTGAGCCCGTGACGAATGCTGTTTTTCCATTAAGGTCGATTTTCATCATATTTTCCTGTTTATAAATGCGAGTTAGTTTATAAATAACTAGGTTGGTATCTGCTCATTAAACTTAGCCAAACTGAAAGGCTGATAACTGGGTCTTAAGCACTTGCTGGGAGTAAACCTTATAACCTTTATCTCCCTCTGCTGCGCCTACTGCAACCATAAGCGGCAACAAATGCTCCTCTGCACCTAACAAATGAGCATCCAAGGCATGGGGCGCTTGCGTCCAACCACAAAGAGCAGCATCGCGCTCCTCTTGATCAGCGGCAACCGTTGTCGTTAACCACTCATCAAAACGCTCTGATGGCGCGGTAAAAGTGGCAT is a genomic window of Psychrobacter cibarius containing:
- a CDS encoding SDR family oxidoreductase, with protein sequence MKIDLNGKTAFVTGSTAGIGLAIATGLAKAGAQVTIVGRNQAGIDEAIEQIQQSDGVNDTNNIKGIVADAGTADGCQTIINTLPEVDILVNNLGIYGATPFFDIDDNAWEEMFQTNVMSGVRLSRHYAKAMKEKGWGRIQFISSESALNIPAEMVHYGVTKAAVQGVSRGLAKVLAGSGVTVNSILPGPTRTEGAKAMMQGLAEERGVTAVEMEGIFLDENRPSTLIKRFATPEEIAHMSVYIASTQASATTGSALRVEGGIVESIA